From the Desulfosarcina sp. BuS5 genome, one window contains:
- the purQ gene encoding phosphoribosylformylglycinamidine synthase I, whose protein sequence is MNKVKALVLTGYGLNCDYETAYALKLAGAKAYRVHINSLIDGTVMLKDFQIMVFVGGFSWGDDHGAGVIQAVRMNTNIGDQILEFIEHGNLVLGICNGFQTLVNMGLLPALTKDTDTEPGKNRSVALTCNDCGNFRDDWVHLKVNTASPCVFTKGLDRLEFPVRHGEGKFYASESVIEELIDNNQIVLRYALPDGEPAGGLFPFNPNGSVNDIAGISDPAGRIFGLMPHPEAFNHWTNHPDWTKTKEKLKRQDKKPDSGPTTGILLFQNAVNYF, encoded by the coding sequence ATGAATAAAGTCAAGGCTCTTGTCTTAACCGGTTACGGTTTGAACTGTGATTATGAAACCGCATATGCCTTGAAACTTGCAGGTGCAAAAGCGTATAGGGTTCACATTAATTCACTCATAGACGGAACAGTGATGCTGAAGGATTTTCAGATCATGGTCTTTGTGGGCGGATTCAGTTGGGGAGACGATCACGGGGCAGGTGTAATCCAGGCTGTGCGCATGAACACCAATATTGGCGACCAGATCCTTGAATTTATTGAACATGGCAATCTTGTGCTGGGAATTTGCAACGGCTTCCAAACCCTGGTGAATATGGGCCTTTTACCGGCATTAACAAAAGACACCGATACTGAACCGGGGAAAAACAGATCAGTTGCGCTTACATGCAATGACTGCGGCAACTTCAGGGATGACTGGGTGCATTTAAAGGTTAATACCGCATCACCCTGCGTTTTTACAAAAGGATTGGACAGACTGGAATTCCCTGTGAGGCATGGAGAGGGGAAGTTCTATGCCAGTGAATCTGTCATCGAGGAATTGATTGATAATAATCAGATTGTATTAAGATATGCTTTGCCGGACGGTGAGCCGGCCGGAGGACTATTCCCATTTAATCCAAATGGATCGGTTAATGATATTGCCGGCATCTCGGACCCGGCAGGACGTATTTTCGGATTAATGCCGCATCCTGAAGCATTTAATCACTGGACAAATCATCCTGACTGGACAAAGACAAAAGAAAAGCTGAAGCG
- the trpA gene encoding tryptophan synthase subunit alpha: MLESYLLKKLQKKKILLMTHIVLGYPSFEDSFRIIETMVNAGVDLMELQIPFSEPVADGPVILRANQKSLAGGVTVKQCFDLAERVAGSFDIPFLFMSYYNILFKYGADRFAKKMSEIGLYGAIVPDLPPEEGGVYLKAMQKNQLAPIFIFSPTTPDERLKYLDSFGDGFVYCVARKGVTGADTNFSKDLNSYLARCRKATKLPLALGFGVKEQKDIDFLKGKVDIAVIGSETIRLIDDKGVGVVGEFIKSLKI, from the coding sequence ATGCTTGAATCTTATCTGCTGAAAAAATTACAGAAAAAAAAGATCCTGTTGATGACCCATATAGTATTAGGCTATCCTAGTTTTGAAGATTCTTTCCGGATAATTGAAACCATGGTCAATGCCGGCGTCGATCTGATGGAATTACAGATACCTTTTTCAGAGCCTGTTGCGGATGGTCCGGTTATTCTCCGTGCCAATCAAAAATCCCTGGCAGGCGGGGTAACCGTAAAGCAGTGTTTTGACCTGGCAGAGAGAGTTGCCGGCAGTTTTGATATTCCTTTTCTTTTTATGAGTTATTATAATATCCTTTTTAAATACGGAGCCGATAGATTTGCAAAAAAGATGAGCGAAATCGGCCTGTATGGTGCCATTGTTCCTGACTTGCCCCCTGAAGAGGGGGGCGTCTATCTGAAAGCCATGCAAAAAAATCAGCTTGCCCCGATATTTATATTTTCACCGACCACACCGGATGAACGGCTGAAATATCTCGACTCATTTGGAGATGGTTTCGTATACTGTGTGGCCAGAAAAGGAGTAACAGGTGCAGATACCAATTTTTCGAAAGATTTGAATTCCTATCTCGCCAGATGCAGAAAAGCGACAAAGCTGCCTCTGGCTTTGGGTTTTGGGGTTAAAGAACAAAAGGATATAGATTTTTTAAAAGGCAAAGTCGATATAGCGGTTATCGGTTCTGAAACGATCCGTTTGATCGATGATAAAGGGGTTGGAGTTGTGGGTGAGTTTATCAAAAGCCTTAAAATATAG